Proteins encoded together in one Methanomassiliicoccales archaeon window:
- a CDS encoding glycosyltransferase family 4 protein translates to MFTDSYLPSRDGVVNSILLTKQKLEEMGHEVIVFAPDPGNSDDREEGTQYFRSVAYRSYQGYRVPMFPTNKCQILEGLDVDVIHNQGLLLMALRGMFAGRSLRLPVVTSFHTMITEAVEYYSWLPLPREVMDVLFWRYLRSLLQRSEAVIAPTQAILDELMAYAPDIRKGEVIPTGVDCSRFRPDVDGSAIRERYGLEGKVILHLGRIAWEKNLDLVLESFKLLLEKDRTLRLMIVGSGPARDHYMEVAKSMGIGDEVIFPGFVADEELPMYYAVCDVFALASKFETQGLVVLEAMASGKAVACIDYRATAEIVNEGVDGFLFEESVESCSSTLEKALNAPDSIKMNARGTAERYSIDEMAERLVKVYEYAIEQKRERSGEPKRRAI, encoded by the coding sequence ATGTTCACGGACAGCTATCTGCCCTCTAGGGACGGTGTGGTCAATTCCATCCTGCTCACCAAACAGAAGCTGGAGGAGATGGGGCACGAGGTGATCGTGTTCGCTCCAGATCCTGGCAATAGTGATGACAGGGAGGAGGGGACCCAATACTTCCGCTCCGTGGCCTACAGGAGCTACCAGGGCTACCGGGTCCCCATGTTCCCCACCAACAAGTGCCAGATCCTAGAGGGGCTGGACGTGGACGTCATTCATAATCAAGGCCTTCTGCTCATGGCACTCCGCGGCATGTTCGCTGGCCGTTCGCTAAGACTTCCTGTGGTGACCTCCTTCCACACCATGATAACAGAGGCGGTGGAGTACTACTCATGGCTACCGCTTCCAAGGGAGGTCATGGACGTGCTGTTCTGGCGCTACCTGCGCAGCCTGCTCCAGCGCTCAGAGGCTGTGATCGCACCTACCCAGGCCATCCTGGATGAGCTGATGGCCTACGCGCCCGATATTAGAAAGGGAGAGGTAATACCCACCGGGGTCGATTGCAGTCGGTTCCGGCCGGATGTTGACGGATCCGCCATCAGAGAGAGATACGGCCTAGAAGGAAAGGTCATCCTCCACCTAGGAAGGATCGCCTGGGAGAAGAACCTGGACCTAGTGCTGGAAAGCTTCAAACTCCTGCTGGAGAAGGACCGGACCCTGAGGCTCATGATAGTGGGCTCAGGCCCCGCCAGAGATCATTATATGGAGGTCGCGAAGTCCATGGGAATCGGAGATGAGGTAATCTTCCCTGGTTTCGTTGCGGATGAAGAGCTTCCCATGTATTATGCGGTCTGTGACGTATTCGCCCTCGCCTCCAAGTTCGAGACCCAGGGACTCGTGGTGCTGGAGGCAATGGCCAGTGGCAAGGCTGTGGCGTGCATCGACTATCGGGCTACCGCGGAGATAGTGAACGAAGGTGTTGATGGTTTCCTCTTTGAGGAGTCGGTAGAGAGCTGCTCGAGCACGCTGGAAAAGGCCTTGAACGCGCCTGATTCGATCAAGATGAATGCGAGGGGAACCGCGGAAAGATATTCCATTGATGAGATGGCTGAGAGGTTGGTAAAGGTCTACGAGTACGCTATAGAACAGAAGAGGGAGAGGAGCGGGGAACCTAAGAGGAGAGCAATATGA